The Bacteroidota bacterium genomic sequence TTTTATGTGCGTGTATGCGGCGTTGATTTACTATTTCATGCTGCCGCAGGTGCTTGCGTTCAGCAATCAGGGGCAGTGGGTGGTTATTGCGTTGCTGGTGCTTACCACCGTGCTGCTTCCGGCTGCTTCGGTTTTTGTACTGGTGCGCTTGGGGCGTGTGCGCAGCATGCAAATGGAAGAACAGCAGCAGCGCAACTGGCCGCTGTTGCAGGCTGCACTCATTTACGGCATGTGCTACTACATGATGAAAGACAAAAGCATACCCCCGTTCATTGTGCTTTTTGTAATGGGTGCGCTGCTCAACATGATTCTTGCATTGCTCGTAAACCTGCGCTGGAAAATCAGTTTGCACAGCCTTGGTGCAGCCGGACTTGCCGGTGGCATTGCCGCATTGTTTTTGCGCAGCGGCGATGGCCCCGTGTGGGTGGCCGCTTTGCTTTTTGTGCTTGCGGGTGCTGTGGGCACGGCACGCTTGCAGCTGCGCGCGCACACGCCTGCACAGGTGGCAGCGGGGTTAGTTGCAGGCTTTGTGCTGCAGTTTGGTGTGGTGTTTTTATTGTGGACAGAAGCGTAATACACACGCTGCACCGCACACAGCCCAAATGATTCCTCCTTATCTTTACCACCATGCCACCACGCCTTCCTATTGCCGAATTTCTTGAGCTGGCTGCATCGCGCCCGGTGGTGGATGTGCGCTCGCCCGGCGAGTTTGTGAAAGGGCATATTCCCGGCGCAGTAAATATTCCGCTTTTTACCGATCAGGAACGCGCAGCCGTTGGTACGTGCTACAAACAGCACGGGCAACAGGAGGCCATTGATCTTGGGCTTGAATACGTGGGCCCCAAAATGGCCGGCTTTGTAAAAACGGCACGCCGGCTTTCTGGCCAAAACGGCCTTCTGGTACATTGCTGGCGCGGAGGCATGCGCAGCCAGAGCATGGCCTGGCTTTTCGAAACAGCAGGCATTCCGTGCTCCACGCTCACCGGTGGCTACAAAGCGTTTCGCAATCATGCGCTGGCGGCGTTTATGCTGCCCTGTAACCTGCGCGTAGTGGGTGGCGAAACAGGCAGCGGCAAAACCGAAATTCTTCACCACATCGGTAAAAGCGGTCAGCAAATTCTCGACCTCGAAGAAATTGCTTCGCACCGCGGCTCATCGTTTGGCGCACTGGGAATGAATGTGCAGCCAACCGTAGAACAGTTTGAAAACATGCTCTACATGGCACTGCGCACGCTCGATTTGCAAAAGCCGGTGTGGATTGAAGATGAATCGCGCAGCATCGGCCGCGTGTATGTACCGCCGGCGTTCTGGGCGCAAATGCAGCAGGCTCACGTGTATCGCATAGTATTGCCTGTGGAATTGCGTGTGCAGCGTTTGCTGCGCGAGTATGGAACCTTTCCCGTGCAGCATCTTCGCGAAGCCGTACAACGCATCAGCAAACGTCTCGGTAATCTCGATACACGCCACGCGCTCGAAGCATTGGATAATGGCGAACTCGAAACCGTGGTGCGCCTCACGCTGCGCTATTACGATAAAGCATACAACTATCCTTATCAGCAAAAACCGCCTGCCCAGGTTACACACATCGAAACCAGCGAAGACAATCCGGCGGCCAATGCCAATCGCATACTTACTCATTTTTCAAAGCATGACTGATACAACCATTCGCCTCACACAATACAGCCACGGTGCTGGCTGCGGCTGCAAAATAGCACCGGCCGTGCTCGACGGTATTCTCAAACTCAGCAGCATCAGCGGTATCGAAAACGATCCGCGCCTGCTGGTCGGACAC encodes the following:
- the mnmH gene encoding tRNA 2-selenouridine(34) synthase MnmH; amino-acid sequence: MPPRLPIAEFLELAASRPVVDVRSPGEFVKGHIPGAVNIPLFTDQERAAVGTCYKQHGQQEAIDLGLEYVGPKMAGFVKTARRLSGQNGLLVHCWRGGMRSQSMAWLFETAGIPCSTLTGGYKAFRNHALAAFMLPCNLRVVGGETGSGKTEILHHIGKSGQQILDLEEIASHRGSSFGALGMNVQPTVEQFENMLYMALRTLDLQKPVWIEDESRSIGRVYVPPAFWAQMQQAHVYRIVLPVELRVQRLLREYGTFPVQHLREAVQRISKRLGNLDTRHALEALDNGELETVVRLTLRYYDKAYNYPYQQKPPAQVTHIETSEDNPAANANRILTHFSKHD